One part of the Parabacteroides distasonis ATCC 8503 genome encodes these proteins:
- the rlmN gene encoding 23S rRNA (adenine(2503)-C(2))-methyltransferase RlmN, which yields MVDKRQLLGMTLEELKGVASEVGLPAYAAKQMADWIYKKKITRISEMTNIAVAKRALLEDSFEIGAYPPSEYQKSKDGTIKYLYAAGPGRFVESVYIPTDDRATLCVSSQVGCKMNCLFCMTGKQGFTANLTANQILNQIQSLPENDSLTNIVFMGMGEPLDNVDELFKVLEILTAPYGYAWSPKRITVSTIGVTKGLKRFLEESECHLAVSLHSPYPMERLSLMPVEKAFPAREVIDLIKQYDFSHQRRVSFEYIVFKNLNDSLKHAEALSCLLGGIPCRVNLIRFHAIPNVSLETSDIAKMEAFRDFLNAKGVVCTIRASRGEDIFAACGMLSTAKNVTFV from the coding sequence ATGGTTGACAAAAGACAATTATTAGGGATGACCTTGGAGGAACTGAAAGGTGTAGCGTCTGAGGTGGGTCTTCCCGCATATGCGGCTAAGCAAATGGCCGATTGGATTTATAAGAAGAAAATAACCCGGATTTCGGAGATGACGAATATAGCGGTAGCCAAACGTGCTTTATTAGAGGATTCATTCGAGATCGGGGCTTATCCGCCATCTGAGTATCAAAAGTCGAAAGACGGTACGATCAAATATCTATATGCTGCCGGACCGGGGCGTTTTGTTGAGTCTGTTTATATTCCTACGGATGATCGGGCGACTCTTTGCGTCTCTTCTCAAGTCGGATGCAAAATGAATTGCTTGTTTTGTATGACGGGAAAACAAGGCTTCACGGCAAACCTGACAGCGAACCAGATATTGAACCAGATCCAGTCTTTGCCGGAAAACGATTCATTGACGAATATCGTTTTCATGGGAATGGGGGAGCCACTGGATAACGTAGACGAGCTTTTCAAGGTTTTGGAAATACTCACGGCCCCGTATGGATATGCGTGGAGCCCGAAGCGTATCACGGTTTCAACCATCGGTGTGACGAAAGGCTTGAAACGCTTTTTAGAGGAGAGCGAATGTCATCTGGCCGTAAGTCTGCACTCGCCCTATCCTATGGAACGTCTTTCCTTGATGCCGGTTGAAAAGGCATTCCCAGCGAGGGAGGTGATCGATTTAATCAAACAATATGATTTTTCGCATCAACGACGTGTCTCTTTTGAGTACATTGTTTTTAAAAATTTGAACGATAGCTTGAAACATGCCGAAGCTTTGAGTTGTTTATTAGGTGGAATACCTTGTCGGGTAAACTTGATCCGTTTTCATGCGATACCGAATGTGTCTTTAGAGACTTCCGATATCGCTAAAATGGAGGCGTTCCGGGATTTCTTAAACGCCAAAGGAGTTGTATGTACGATAAGGGCATCACGAGGGGAGGATATTTTCGCCGCTTGTGGAATGCTTTCTACCGCAAAAAATGTTACATTTGTATAA
- a CDS encoding DUF4837 family protein — MKTRSLFIGMLLLLVLMGACNSGSVMTQATGFAYEVVVVMDQKDWKGPAGEAIKSELASSVPGLPQAEPSLKITYVQPKDFTGLLRYVRNILVVTIDPTAYTKVSVGYENNVWARGQVVVSLKAPNTESIVEYSKTHEKALVNFFVKVEMNRAIEQLQKEYSMVVMDNLKSDLNVMLNAPANFTYYKDTTDFFWSSNNANTGRMDLIVYTFPYTDPNTFTEEYLVAKRDSVLKANLPGSFPGSYMQTETRAGVEYTPITLNGKYCGVMRGLWRMQGDMMGGPFVSHTRLDEKNHRVVVAEGFVYAPETDKRNFMRRIEAALFTLRLPGEFDEPVTETLDIPKEKK; from the coding sequence ATGAAAACACGTTCTTTATTCATCGGTATGTTGCTGCTTCTTGTTTTGATGGGAGCATGTAATTCGGGTTCTGTGATGACTCAAGCTACGGGCTTCGCATATGAGGTTGTCGTGGTTATGGATCAAAAGGATTGGAAAGGCCCTGCGGGAGAAGCCATAAAGTCTGAGTTGGCCTCTTCGGTGCCCGGACTGCCGCAAGCCGAGCCTTCTTTGAAGATTACCTACGTACAACCAAAGGATTTTACAGGTCTGTTACGGTATGTAAGGAATATATTAGTGGTTACGATAGATCCCACCGCTTATACGAAAGTTTCTGTAGGCTACGAGAATAATGTCTGGGCTAGAGGACAGGTGGTTGTTTCGCTGAAAGCTCCTAATACGGAGTCGATCGTCGAGTATTCAAAGACCCATGAGAAGGCGTTGGTCAACTTCTTCGTAAAGGTGGAGATGAATCGTGCGATAGAGCAATTACAAAAGGAATATAGTATGGTGGTTATGGATAACCTGAAAAGCGACCTGAACGTGATGTTAAACGCTCCGGCAAACTTCACGTACTATAAGGATACGACAGATTTCTTCTGGTCTTCCAATAACGCTAACACAGGCCGTATGGACTTAATCGTATATACTTTCCCTTATACTGATCCGAATACGTTTACGGAGGAATATCTGGTCGCTAAACGAGATTCTGTATTGAAGGCGAATCTGCCGGGTTCGTTCCCGGGTTCCTATATGCAAACAGAAACGCGTGCGGGAGTGGAGTATACGCCAATAACCTTAAATGGTAAATATTGTGGCGTGATGCGCGGTTTGTGGAGAATGCAAGGCGATATGATGGGAGGCCCGTTCGTAAGCCACACCCGCTTGGATGAAAAGAATCATCGTGTGGTTGTAGCCGAGGGATTTGTGTATGCTCCGGAGACAGACAAGCGTAATTTCATGCGTAGAATAGAAGCTGCCTTATTTACGTTACGTTTGCCGGGTGAATTTGATGAACCGGTAACTGAGACATTGGATATCCCCAAAGAGAAAAAGTAA
- the pdxA gene encoding 4-hydroxythreonine-4-phosphate dehydrogenase PdxA: MEERLIKVGITHGDINGIGYEVILKTFSDTRMAELCTPIIYGSSKIAAYHRKALELPPINMNIISHAEDAGVNRVNIINCVEDETKVELSKSTPVAGESAFKALEAAVTDMKRGVVDVLLTAPINKHNIQNEDFHFPGHTEYLEKCFGGLDKKALMILMKDDLRVALVTGHIPLSQVASSLNVGDIVNKLRIFNQSLKQDFGIVKPRIAVLSLNPHAGDAGLLGTEEETIIIPAMQEAEKKGVMSFGPYAADGFFGSQMYDKFDGVLAMYHDQGLAPFKTLAMDDGVNYTAGLPIVRTSPAHGTAYDIAGQNVASEESFRQALYAALDIFRNRLRYQEATANPLRKQYFDRGGDNEKLDLTKDDDTDGL; encoded by the coding sequence ATGGAAGAACGACTGATTAAAGTGGGGATCACCCACGGAGATATAAATGGTATCGGCTATGAGGTGATATTAAAGACCTTTTCCGATACCCGCATGGCGGAGCTTTGCACGCCGATTATCTATGGCTCGTCCAAGATAGCCGCTTATCACCGGAAGGCATTGGAGCTTCCTCCTATCAATATGAATATTATTTCACATGCGGAGGATGCGGGAGTAAACCGGGTGAACATTATTAACTGCGTGGAGGACGAGACCAAGGTGGAGTTGTCGAAATCTACGCCGGTTGCCGGTGAGTCGGCTTTCAAGGCGTTGGAAGCGGCGGTTACGGATATGAAGCGGGGAGTAGTGGATGTACTGCTTACCGCCCCGATCAATAAACATAATATCCAGAACGAGGATTTTCATTTTCCCGGGCATACTGAGTATTTGGAGAAATGCTTCGGTGGCTTGGATAAAAAAGCCTTGATGATCTTGATGAAAGATGATCTTCGTGTCGCTTTGGTGACGGGGCATATTCCATTGTCGCAAGTTGCGTCTTCCCTCAACGTGGGCGATATCGTGAATAAGCTGCGTATTTTCAATCAGTCGTTAAAGCAAGACTTCGGTATTGTGAAGCCACGCATCGCGGTTCTTTCCTTAAACCCTCATGCGGGTGATGCCGGATTGCTGGGTACGGAAGAGGAGACGATTATCATACCGGCAATGCAAGAGGCGGAGAAAAAAGGCGTAATGTCATTTGGCCCTTATGCGGCTGACGGTTTCTTTGGTTCGCAGATGTATGATAAATTTGATGGTGTCTTAGCGATGTATCATGATCAAGGGCTCGCTCCTTTCAAGACGTTGGCGATGGATGACGGGGTGAACTATACGGCAGGATTGCCGATCGTACGGACTTCTCCGGCACATGGAACAGCTTATGACATAGCCGGGCAGAACGTGGCCTCAGAAGAGTCGTTCCGCCAAGCCTTATATGCGGCGTTGGATATCTTCCGGAACCGGTTACGTTATCAGGAGGCTACCGCCAACCCGTTGCGTAAGCAATATTTCGATAGGGGGGGAGATAATGAGAAATTGGATTTGACGAAAGACGACGATACGGACGGATTATAG
- a CDS encoding adenylyltransferase/cytidyltransferase family protein, giving the protein MFKDKTIVYTSGTFDMFHYNHLRMINYARSLADILIVGVSTDELVSSYKAKPIIPFHERLQIIEALKTPDIVIPQHSLDHTEIVKKLNIDAFVVGDDWFGKYDYLKDLGVQVFYFPYGTGVSSSNLKKTIHDSYEANLTTQRQAKPETVKGSAAK; this is encoded by the coding sequence ATGTTTAAAGACAAAACGATAGTATATACATCCGGAACGTTTGATATGTTCCATTATAATCATCTTAGGATGATCAATTACGCCCGTAGTTTGGCGGATATATTGATCGTCGGGGTTAGTACAGATGAGTTGGTCTCTTCTTATAAAGCGAAGCCGATCATTCCGTTCCATGAACGTTTGCAGATCATCGAGGCGTTGAAGACTCCCGATATCGTTATTCCACAACATTCCTTGGATCATACGGAAATCGTGAAGAAGCTGAATATCGACGCTTTCGTGGTAGGTGATGACTGGTTCGGAAAGTACGACTATCTGAAGGATTTAGGCGTTCAGGTATTTTATTTCCCTTACGGAACGGGGGTTTCCTCCTCGAATCTGAAAAAAACGATACATGATTCTTATGAGGCGAATCTGACAACCCAACGTCAGGCGAAGCCGGAAACAGTGAAAGGATCTGCCGCTAAATAA
- a CDS encoding SDR family NAD(P)-dependent oxidoreductase yields MDKFILITGGTKGIGKAVASCLGKAGYNLILTYASDQAAAEEVRSELVGRFDIQVSILRADISDRNTIGVIDSFLEENRLRLDGLVFNAGMTCRDPFEELSFEDWDRVFFANIHFPIFLLQKIVGRINKGGSIVFTGSLMGIQPHSVSLAYGVTKSAVHALVKNMVKFLVPYELRVNAVAPGFVDTEWQKTKPAEIRRNIENKVSLGRFCDPDELAEVYKMLIENSYFNGEVVIVDGGYSYK; encoded by the coding sequence ATGGATAAATTTATTTTAATTACCGGTGGGACAAAAGGGATAGGAAAGGCGGTAGCGTCCTGTTTAGGAAAGGCCGGATATAACCTTATACTGACTTATGCTTCCGACCAAGCGGCGGCCGAGGAGGTACGTAGCGAGTTGGTGGGGCGTTTCGATATACAGGTTTCTATTCTGCGGGCCGATATCTCGGATCGGAATACGATCGGGGTTATCGATTCTTTCTTGGAGGAGAATAGGCTACGTTTGGACGGCCTTGTGTTCAATGCGGGAATGACCTGTCGGGATCCTTTTGAGGAACTTTCATTCGAGGATTGGGACCGGGTTTTCTTTGCTAATATCCATTTCCCGATCTTCCTTTTACAGAAGATTGTTGGACGGATTAATAAGGGGGGAAGTATCGTGTTTACGGGTTCCTTGATGGGAATACAGCCTCATTCGGTATCCTTGGCATATGGAGTGACGAAAAGTGCTGTTCATGCGCTGGTCAAAAACATGGTGAAGTTCTTAGTTCCCTATGAACTGCGTGTGAATGCCGTGGCTCCCGGTTTTGTCGATACGGAATGGCAGAAAACAAAGCCTGCCGAGATCCGTCGGAATATAGAGAACAAGGTCTCTTTGGGACGGTTCTGCGACCCGGATGAATTGGCGGAAGTTTATAAAATGTTGATAGAGAATAGTTATTTTAATGGCGAGGTAGTCATTGTGGATGGCGGTTACTCGTATAAATAA
- a CDS encoding CDP-alcohol phosphatidyltransferase family protein translates to MSELDKEYEASLKSIETENKIDRIFYRPIGFRIARMLRGTGITPNMITVISIFVGAAVGFMFYHDNLTYNICGILLLVFANILDCVDGQLARLTGIKSAIGRILDGFAGDIWFASIYIGFALRLSHDYGTDWFFALAVLSGLSHLVQANITDYYKTLHLYFISKDKGSEFQSLEQVEAKHKEMKYGINKFFYFLYRWYTMLQVKATPTLQSMLQNLHAKYGDNIPENIRVDFRKQSRHLMRYIDLLTFNGRTMVMFVIVLTGQVWAYYLYEIIVLNIVLAIVMRKHEKMCASFLG, encoded by the coding sequence ATGAGCGAGTTGGATAAGGAATACGAAGCATCGTTAAAGTCGATAGAAACAGAAAATAAGATAGACCGAATTTTTTATCGTCCGATAGGATTTCGTATTGCTCGTATGTTGCGAGGCACGGGGATTACCCCGAATATGATTACGGTTATCTCGATCTTCGTGGGTGCGGCGGTCGGATTTATGTTTTATCACGATAATTTGACATATAATATCTGCGGTATATTATTGTTGGTATTTGCCAATATCCTCGACTGCGTGGATGGGCAGCTGGCACGTCTTACAGGGATCAAGTCCGCTATCGGGCGTATCTTGGACGGATTCGCCGGGGATATCTGGTTCGCTTCGATCTATATCGGATTCGCTCTTCGTTTGTCTCATGATTACGGTACGGATTGGTTCTTTGCCTTGGCGGTCTTATCCGGTCTGTCTCATTTAGTCCAAGCGAATATCACGGATTATTATAAGACGCTTCACCTTTATTTTATCAGTAAGGATAAAGGCTCGGAGTTTCAGTCTTTGGAACAGGTGGAGGCGAAACATAAGGAGATGAAGTATGGCATTAACAAGTTTTTCTACTTCTTATATCGTTGGTATACGATGTTGCAAGTGAAGGCTACGCCTACCTTACAGAGTATGTTACAAAATTTGCACGCGAAGTATGGGGACAATATTCCGGAGAATATCCGTGTGGACTTTCGTAAACAGAGTCGTCATTTAATGCGTTACATAGACTTGTTGACCTTTAATGGCCGGACGATGGTTATGTTTGTGATCGTACTAACGGGACAGGTCTGGGCTTATTACCTATACGAGATCATCGTGTTGAACATCGTACTAGCGATAGTGATGAGGAAACACGAGAAGATGTGTGCCTCGTTTTTAGGATAA
- a CDS encoding lysophospholipid acyltransferase family protein, with product MKKSVVDIYDLQEMAPFFKGRVGTWLGKLLIKCLRVDLVNKVHARNCHLRGAEFTSALLHDPIIDLSYEVHNKEILDHLPEGAFVTVSNHPIGSLDGIMLIDIFASRRPDFKVMVNGILTKIGAMEDNFISVVPDSHKRGANPANVNGVRLSLQRLKEGHPMGFFPAGAISFYNKKEKQVRDLSWAHSVIRLVRKAKAPVYPVYFDFQNTHFFYWLGNISWQIRTLRIPTEAFNKRGKKADVYIGEPISPEEIAAIPEDKDLAEFLYKRTYGAKK from the coding sequence ATGAAGAAGAGTGTTGTTGACATTTACGATTTGCAAGAGATGGCCCCGTTCTTCAAGGGGCGAGTGGGGACATGGTTGGGTAAGTTGCTGATAAAGTGCTTACGTGTGGATCTGGTTAATAAGGTACATGCCCGGAATTGTCATTTACGGGGCGCTGAGTTTACTTCCGCTTTATTGCATGACCCCATTATCGATCTCAGCTATGAGGTTCATAATAAAGAGATTTTAGATCATCTGCCGGAAGGGGCTTTTGTTACCGTTTCCAACCATCCGATCGGTTCGTTGGATGGAATCATGCTGATTGATATTTTCGCTTCCCGCCGTCCGGACTTTAAGGTGATGGTGAACGGCATCTTGACCAAGATCGGGGCGATGGAGGATAATTTCATATCCGTGGTGCCCGATTCCCACAAGCGAGGGGCGAATCCGGCGAATGTTAATGGCGTGCGACTATCCCTGCAACGCCTGAAAGAAGGTCATCCGATGGGTTTCTTCCCTGCTGGAGCGATCTCATTTTATAATAAAAAAGAGAAACAGGTACGGGATTTATCGTGGGCGCATAGCGTGATCCGCTTAGTTCGTAAGGCGAAAGCACCGGTATACCCTGTTTATTTTGATTTCCAAAATACCCATTTTTTCTATTGGCTAGGGAATATCAGCTGGCAAATACGTACCTTGCGTATTCCTACAGAGGCTTTCAATAAGCGTGGAAAGAAAGCGGATGTATATATCGGTGAGCCTATCTCGCCGGAAGAAATCGCCGCCATCCCGGAAGACAAGGATCTTGCCGAGTTCTTGTATAAACGTACATATGGTGCTAAAAAATAA
- a CDS encoding sigma-54 interaction domain-containing protein, which produces MKVDVQQIKQRFGIIGNNPGLNRAIDVALQVAPTDLSVLITGESGVGKETFPQIIHQNSQRKHGQYIAVNCGAIPEGTIDSELFGHEKGSFTGALADRKGYFEVADGGTIFLDEVGELPTPTQARLLRVLETGEFIKVGSSKVQKTNVRIVAATNVNLVQAVSEGKFREDLYYRLNTVPIQVPPLRERPEDIVLLFRKFASDCAEKYRMPPIRLDDEARQLLVSYRWPGNVRELKNITERISVIEETRDITADVLRLYLPNVNVEKYPVLVKQDSDQKIFNSEREILYQVLFDMKKDVNELKKLVHDIMGGNIPMPTVADDTPYAHPIHPAAVHAMHPTIQDAEDVEEETLSLEEVEKEMIRKALEKHNGRRKNAAADLKISERTLYRKIKEYNLE; this is translated from the coding sequence ATGAAGGTTGATGTACAACAGATAAAACAGCGTTTTGGGATTATTGGTAATAACCCGGGATTAAATCGTGCGATCGATGTTGCGCTCCAGGTAGCGCCAACCGACTTATCTGTTCTTATTACAGGAGAAAGTGGTGTCGGAAAGGAGACTTTCCCGCAAATTATTCACCAGAACAGTCAGCGTAAGCATGGACAATATATAGCCGTAAACTGTGGCGCTATTCCGGAAGGGACGATAGATTCGGAGCTTTTCGGGCACGAGAAAGGTTCTTTTACCGGGGCGTTGGCCGACCGTAAAGGGTATTTCGAGGTAGCGGACGGTGGAACGATCTTCTTGGATGAGGTAGGAGAGCTGCCAACTCCTACGCAAGCACGCTTGCTTCGTGTGTTGGAGACGGGTGAGTTTATCAAGGTCGGTTCCTCCAAGGTACAGAAGACGAATGTACGTATCGTTGCCGCTACGAACGTGAATTTAGTGCAGGCGGTTTCGGAAGGTAAATTCCGTGAGGATTTGTACTATCGTTTGAATACGGTGCCTATTCAAGTGCCTCCCTTGCGGGAGCGTCCGGAAGATATCGTCTTATTATTTCGTAAGTTCGCCAGTGATTGCGCCGAGAAATACCGGATGCCGCCGATCCGCTTGGATGATGAGGCCCGTCAATTATTGGTTTCTTACCGTTGGCCGGGTAACGTGCGTGAGTTGAAAAATATCACGGAACGTATCTCCGTAATCGAAGAGACACGGGATATAACGGCGGATGTCCTGCGCCTTTATCTGCCGAACGTAAATGTTGAGAAATATCCGGTATTGGTGAAGCAAGATTCGGATCAAAAGATATTTAACAGCGAGCGGGAGATCCTTTATCAAGTCTTGTTCGATATGAAAAAGGACGTGAACGAGCTAAAGAAATTAGTGCATGATATCATGGGAGGGAATATCCCGATGCCAACGGTGGCGGATGATACCCCTTATGCGCATCCGATCCATCCGGCGGCGGTTCATGCCATGCACCCGACGATCCAAGATGCCGAGGATGTGGAAGAGGAGACTTTATCCTTGGAAGAGGTGGAGAAGGAGATGATCCGTAAGGCTCTGGAGAAGCATAACGGGCGACGGAAGAACGCGGCGGCCGACTTGAAGATATCGGAGCGTACGTTAT